A DNA window from Vanessa tameamea isolate UH-Manoa-2023 chromosome 24, ilVanTame1 primary haplotype, whole genome shotgun sequence contains the following coding sequences:
- the LOC113402687 gene encoding exosome complex component CSL4, whose translation MSRDEEIGKICIPGMRLSPSNNDNISGPGTYELKGYIYASLAGVLKMEQDAKTKANKVTVVSSRTPSVLPMTGDIVTAKVTVVNSRQVQCIILCVGPFVLARPYKGILKKEDIKFTDKDRIDPYKCFRPGDVILARVLPMTEIHWYHLSTAENELGVVIATAEGSPQGVSMVPISWSEMQCPKTLIKEPRKVARVIPENINESLFPIDNNKNKLEKNGFQE comes from the exons atgagtAGAGACGAAGAGATTGGAAAAATATGTATACCCGGGATGCGATTAAGTCCATCAAATAACGATAATATCTCTGGACCAGGAACTTACGAACTGAAAGGCTATATTTATGCATCATTAGCAGGAGTACTTAAAATGGAACAAGATGCGAAAACAAAG gcaaACAAAGTAACTGTTGTAAGTTCTAGAACACCCAGTGTACTGCCAATGACTGGTGATATAGTCACAGCAAAAGTAACAGTTGTAAACTCTAGGCAAGTACAGTGCATAATTCTTTGTGTTGGACCATTTGTCCTTGCAAGGCCCTACAAAGGTATTCTGAAGAAAGAAGATATTAAATTCACAGATAAAGATAGAATAGACCCATATAAATGTTTCAGACCTGGAGATGTTATATTGGCAAGAGTT ctACCAATGACTGAGATCCACTGGTATCATCTTTCGACTGCGGAAAATGAACTTGGGGTTGTGATAGCCACGGCAGAAGGTTCACCGCAAGGGGTAAGCATGGTGCCTATCAGCTGGTCCGAAATGCAATGCCCCAAAACTCTTATAAAGGAGCCGAGAAAAGTTGCGAGAGTTATacctgaaaatataaatgaatcattatttccaattgataataataaaaataaactagaaaaaaatggttttcaggaataa